A window of Silurus meridionalis isolate SWU-2019-XX chromosome 4, ASM1480568v1, whole genome shotgun sequence contains these coding sequences:
- the phactr4b gene encoding phosphatase and actin regulator 4B isoform X2 — MACCFHTLQHGSWSPDDESSHQQNSTGSEGGDSTPPPKRKGKFSTLGKIFKPWKWRKKKSSEKFQETSEVLERKMSMRRPREELIEQGVLKEIPDNGADEAHGSKPPYVKNGHTLPVGGTGGSGSRGIETFRPTHDLQFRLNPERRFRDPDADRRALTSQDEGWRGGRAAIDEWKPSVGWQVEEIKHGGRMHTDTERKPALIKAPSEDGRRTRPEVDWKPSLPRHSSAEEGRGRRESDSSHYDPEALRDTLREPLPPKQTIMAPKWLMSSTTEPGTEALPHTPVHTPATSFSSSSVCSNSPSSSVSNTAAKTMRTASPAVSSMPLASSSTQSSAQGPVPTQLARQPPLPPPKPINRTTNAAMLASTLHGGDPFPLYWSCWKREADYDVYLSLPVYLCRRAGGGRSAELSQVVGSANPAPSKPSPPMPPKRTTPVTKRQPENSVLPISSILSLEDRANIPGGFPLPPPPPSPPLPTHIPPSPPRGHPHQLLHQHSYPHPLPDPIPVHFDPPSPQEELPTRQAPVPLHIMIQRALISPGAALPHLDASHRAHTLLFETPPEYQESRPLPVTIQPLKMTEDDYSDEDEEEEEEDEEEEEEEEEEDDEDEPPPEHLPHPQMQPDMEPRSRRCLVGDVNIRIMPEGSDSSEDEEREEDQQADESDSDGPVLYKEEESDEEDDSPPSSLASRVRRKDTLALKLSSRPSAPDRQIPERQTRMEYTGLSWQSKEQWEAIRTQIGSALTRRLSQRPTAEELEQRNILQPKNEADRQAEVREIKRRLTRKLSQRPTVAELQARKILRFHEYVEVTHAQDYDRRADKPWTKLTPADKAAIRKELNEFKSSEMEVHEESRMYTRFHRP; from the exons ATGGCCTGCTGCTTCCACACCCTTCAACATGGCAGCTGGAGCCCAG ATGATGAAAGCAGCCACCAGCAAAATAGCACAGGGAGCGAAGGAGGTGACAGCACTCCTCCCCCCAAGCGCAAGGGCAAGTTCTCTACGCTGGGCAAGATCTTCAAACCTTGGAagtggaggaagaagaagagcagTGAGAAGTTTCAGGAAACTTCAGAAG TCTTGGAAAGAAAGATGTCGATGAGAAGACCACGGGAGGAGCTGATAGAGCAGGGAGTTCTGAAGGAGATTCCTGACAATg GGGCAGATGAGGCTCATGGTTCCAAGCCCCCATATGTAAAGAATGGCCACACGCTGCCTGTAGGGGGTACAGGGGGAAGTGGAAGTCGGGGAATTGAGACTTTTCGGCCTACACACGATCTACAATTCAGGTTGAATCCAGAGCGCAGGTTTCGTGACCCTGATGCAGATCGCCGTGCACTGACTAGCCAGGATGAGGGTTGGCGAGGTGGACGGGCTGCAATAGACGAGTGGAAGCCGAGTGTGGGCTGGCAGGTAGAGGAAATAAAACACGGAGGCAGAATGCACACAGATACAGAGAGGAAGCCCGCTCTGATCAAAGCCCCATCTGAGGATGGCAGAAGAACTCGCCCTGAGGTTGATTGGAAGCCCAGCCTCCCCCGCCACTCATCTGCTGAGGAGGGCAGAGGAAGGAGAG AATCAGACAGCAGTCACTATGATCCCGAGGCTCTGAGGGACACCCTGCGTGAGCCTCTGCCCCCAAAGCAGACCATCATGGCCCCCAAATGGCTGATGAGTTCCACCACAGAGCCTGGCACTGAGGCCTTGCCCCACACACCCGTCCACACCCCTGCAAcctcattctcctcctcctcggTCTGCTCCAACTCTCCGTCGTCTTCCGTCTCCAACACAGCCGCAAAAACCATGCGGACTGCCTCACCTGCTGTGTCCAGCATGCCCCTGGCATCCTCCTCCACCCAGTCCTCCGCCCAAGGACCAGTGCCAACACAGCTTGCTCGGCAGCCCCCTCTCCCTCCACCCAAACCAATCAACCGCACCACCAACGCTGCCATGCTGG CTTCCACCCTTCACGGGGGTGACCCCTTTCCCCTCTACTGGTCCTGCTGGAAGCGTGAGGCTGACTATGATGTCTACCTGTCTCTGCCCGTGTACTTATGCCGTCGGGCAGGAGGTGGGCGCTCAG CTGAACTCTCACAGGTTGTAGGAAGTGCCAACCCAGCTCCCTCTAAACCATCACCACCCATGCCCCCCAAGAGAACCACGCCGGTTACAAAGCGCCAACCTGAGAACTCCGTCCTTCCCATCTCTTCTATACTCTCTCTGGAGGACAGGGCAAACATCCCAGGAGGGTTCCCCCTGCCTCCGCCTCCACCGTCCCCACCTCTCCCCACACATATCCCACCCTCTCCTCCACGAGGACACCCCCATCAGCTACTCCACCAACACTCATACCCTCATCCTCTCCCCGACCCAATACCTGTCCATTTCGACCCTCCGAGCCCACAGGAAGAGCTACCTACACGTCAAGCCCCCGTGCCGCTGCACATCATGATCCAGCGGGCACTGATCAGCCCCGGAGCTGCCCTCCCTCACCTGGATGCTTCACACCGTGCCCACACACTTCTGTTTGAAACTCCTCCAGAATACCAAGAATCTCGCCCGCTGCCAGTCACCATCCAgcctttaaaaat GACTGAAGATGACTACtctgatgaagatgaggaggaagaggaagaagatgaagaagaggaggaggaggaggaggaggaggacgatgAAGACGAGCCACcacctgaacacctccctcaccCTCAAATGCAGCCAGACATGGAGCCTCGCAGCCGTAGGTGCCTAGTAGGGGATGTAAATATTCGAATCATGCCCGAGGGATCAGACAGCAGTGAGGACgaggaaagagaggaagatCAGCAGGCTGATGAGAGCGATTCAGATGGCCCTGTGCTTTACAAAGAGGAGGAATCAGATGAAGAGGATGACAGTCCACCGA GTAGTCTGGCCAGCAGGGTGAGAAGGAAGGACACTTTGGCCTTGAAGCTGAGCAGTCGGCCCTCAGCCCCAGACAGACAAATTCCTGAGAGGCAGACCAGAATGGAGTACACAGGTCTGTCATGGCAGAGCAAAGAGCAGTGGGAGGCCATTCGTACACAGATTGGCTCGGCACTTACACG GCGGCTGAGCCAGAGGCCTACTGCTGAGGAGCTGGAACAGAGAAACATTCTGCAGC CCAAAAACGAAGCGGATCGACAGGCAGAAGTTCGGGAGATCAAACGCAGGCTCACCCGAAAG TTGAGTCAGAGGCCAACAGTTGCTGAGTTACAGGCCAGAAAGATCCTGCGCTTCCACGAGTATGTGGAGGTCACGCACGCTCAAGACTACGACCGCCGTGCTGACAAACCATGGACCAAACTCACACCTGCAGACAAG GCTGCAATACGAAAAGAACTCAATGAGTTCAAAAGCTCTGAGATGGAAGTACATGAAGAAAGTAGAATGTATACAAG gtTTCATCGTCCATAA
- the phactr4b gene encoding phosphatase and actin regulator 4B isoform X6 encodes MSMRRPREELIEQGVLKEIPDNGADEAHGSKPPYVKNGHTLPVGGTGGSGSRGIETFRPTHDLQFRLNPERRFRDPDADRRALTSQDEGWRGGRAAIDEWKPSVGWQVEEIKHGGRMHTDTERKPALIKAPSEDGRRTRPEVDWKPSLPRHSSAEEGRGRRESDSSHYDPEALRDTLREPLPPKQTIMAPKWLMSSTTEPGTEALPHTPVHTPATSFSSSSVCSNSPSSSVSNTAAKTMRTASPAVSSMPLASSSTQSSAQGPVPTQLARQPPLPPPKPINRTTNAAMLASTLHGGDPFPLYWSCWKREADYDVYLSLPVYLCRRAGGGRSAELSQVVGSANPAPSKPSPPMPPKRTTPVTKRQPENSVLPISSILSLEDRANIPGGFPLPPPPPSPPLPTHIPPSPPRGHPHQLLHQHSYPHPLPDPIPVHFDPPSPQEELPTRQAPVPLHIMIQRALISPGAALPHLDASHRAHTLLFETPPEYQESRPLPVTIQPLKMTEDDYSDEDEEEEEEDEEEEEEEEEEDDEDEPPPEHLPHPQMQPDMEPRSRRCLVGDVNIRIMPEGSDSSEDEEREEDQQADESDSDGPVLYKEEESDEEDDSPPSSLASRVRRKDTLALKLSSRPSAPDRQIPERQTRMEYTGLSWQSKEQWEAIRTQIGSALTRRLSQRPTAEELEQRNILQPKNEADRQAEVREIKRRLTRKLSQRPTVAELQARKILRFHEYVEVTHAQDYDRRADKPWTKLTPADKAAIRKELNEFKSSEMEVHEESRMYTRFHRP; translated from the exons ATGTCGATGAGAAGACCACGGGAGGAGCTGATAGAGCAGGGAGTTCTGAAGGAGATTCCTGACAATg GGGCAGATGAGGCTCATGGTTCCAAGCCCCCATATGTAAAGAATGGCCACACGCTGCCTGTAGGGGGTACAGGGGGAAGTGGAAGTCGGGGAATTGAGACTTTTCGGCCTACACACGATCTACAATTCAGGTTGAATCCAGAGCGCAGGTTTCGTGACCCTGATGCAGATCGCCGTGCACTGACTAGCCAGGATGAGGGTTGGCGAGGTGGACGGGCTGCAATAGACGAGTGGAAGCCGAGTGTGGGCTGGCAGGTAGAGGAAATAAAACACGGAGGCAGAATGCACACAGATACAGAGAGGAAGCCCGCTCTGATCAAAGCCCCATCTGAGGATGGCAGAAGAACTCGCCCTGAGGTTGATTGGAAGCCCAGCCTCCCCCGCCACTCATCTGCTGAGGAGGGCAGAGGAAGGAGAG AATCAGACAGCAGTCACTATGATCCCGAGGCTCTGAGGGACACCCTGCGTGAGCCTCTGCCCCCAAAGCAGACCATCATGGCCCCCAAATGGCTGATGAGTTCCACCACAGAGCCTGGCACTGAGGCCTTGCCCCACACACCCGTCCACACCCCTGCAAcctcattctcctcctcctcggTCTGCTCCAACTCTCCGTCGTCTTCCGTCTCCAACACAGCCGCAAAAACCATGCGGACTGCCTCACCTGCTGTGTCCAGCATGCCCCTGGCATCCTCCTCCACCCAGTCCTCCGCCCAAGGACCAGTGCCAACACAGCTTGCTCGGCAGCCCCCTCTCCCTCCACCCAAACCAATCAACCGCACCACCAACGCTGCCATGCTGG CTTCCACCCTTCACGGGGGTGACCCCTTTCCCCTCTACTGGTCCTGCTGGAAGCGTGAGGCTGACTATGATGTCTACCTGTCTCTGCCCGTGTACTTATGCCGTCGGGCAGGAGGTGGGCGCTCAG CTGAACTCTCACAGGTTGTAGGAAGTGCCAACCCAGCTCCCTCTAAACCATCACCACCCATGCCCCCCAAGAGAACCACGCCGGTTACAAAGCGCCAACCTGAGAACTCCGTCCTTCCCATCTCTTCTATACTCTCTCTGGAGGACAGGGCAAACATCCCAGGAGGGTTCCCCCTGCCTCCGCCTCCACCGTCCCCACCTCTCCCCACACATATCCCACCCTCTCCTCCACGAGGACACCCCCATCAGCTACTCCACCAACACTCATACCCTCATCCTCTCCCCGACCCAATACCTGTCCATTTCGACCCTCCGAGCCCACAGGAAGAGCTACCTACACGTCAAGCCCCCGTGCCGCTGCACATCATGATCCAGCGGGCACTGATCAGCCCCGGAGCTGCCCTCCCTCACCTGGATGCTTCACACCGTGCCCACACACTTCTGTTTGAAACTCCTCCAGAATACCAAGAATCTCGCCCGCTGCCAGTCACCATCCAgcctttaaaaat GACTGAAGATGACTACtctgatgaagatgaggaggaagaggaagaagatgaagaagaggaggaggaggaggaggaggaggacgatgAAGACGAGCCACcacctgaacacctccctcaccCTCAAATGCAGCCAGACATGGAGCCTCGCAGCCGTAGGTGCCTAGTAGGGGATGTAAATATTCGAATCATGCCCGAGGGATCAGACAGCAGTGAGGACgaggaaagagaggaagatCAGCAGGCTGATGAGAGCGATTCAGATGGCCCTGTGCTTTACAAAGAGGAGGAATCAGATGAAGAGGATGACAGTCCACCGA GTAGTCTGGCCAGCAGGGTGAGAAGGAAGGACACTTTGGCCTTGAAGCTGAGCAGTCGGCCCTCAGCCCCAGACAGACAAATTCCTGAGAGGCAGACCAGAATGGAGTACACAGGTCTGTCATGGCAGAGCAAAGAGCAGTGGGAGGCCATTCGTACACAGATTGGCTCGGCACTTACACG GCGGCTGAGCCAGAGGCCTACTGCTGAGGAGCTGGAACAGAGAAACATTCTGCAGC CCAAAAACGAAGCGGATCGACAGGCAGAAGTTCGGGAGATCAAACGCAGGCTCACCCGAAAG TTGAGTCAGAGGCCAACAGTTGCTGAGTTACAGGCCAGAAAGATCCTGCGCTTCCACGAGTATGTGGAGGTCACGCACGCTCAAGACTACGACCGCCGTGCTGACAAACCATGGACCAAACTCACACCTGCAGACAAG GCTGCAATACGAAAAGAACTCAATGAGTTCAAAAGCTCTGAGATGGAAGTACATGAAGAAAGTAGAATGTATACAAG gtTTCATCGTCCATAA